In Solanum pennellii chromosome 7, SPENNV200, the following are encoded in one genomic region:
- the LOC107025000 gene encoding uncharacterized protein LOC107025000: protein MVIYMNVYNLLVIVNSNLLIHKVQGEWAVKYPKIIPYIQHVKKLCKRFRKIEFRQTPTLQNELDDALVTIASMINHADNDYINPLDIELTEHPVHFSHLEAESDGLPWYFDIKKYLESRIYPEDATSSQKKLIRHMDLNLFLRGEVLYWRTPDLSLLICVHAVKAVKLIEQIHAGVCGTYMNGFTLARNILRAASGMDVIGPIEPAAFNDHRFILVAIDNFTNWVEAASYKTIYVSNSRSRTETQPLIALDEWSCRSRNKNINKIMWKMVDNHRVYGTETVIPAEHEIPSLRTIQEAEWSNTEWVRKRTNQLTLIDKKRMVAVCHGQLYRQIMIRAFHMRVRTRIFEVCQLVHKHIFPHQDEYKGKFSPNWQGPYMFHKVLSGGALVLLEMDGTAWTKPINSDAVKRYYM from the exons ATGGTCATTTACATGAATGTCTACAATTTGCTGGTTATTGTAAATTCAAACTTGTTGATTCATaaagttcaaggagaatgggctgtGAAGTACCCGAAGATTATACCTTACATACAACATGTAAAGAAGTTGTGCAAAAGATTTCGTAAGATCGAGTTCAGACAAACCCCTACATTACAGAATGAATTGGACGATGCTCTTGTCACAATCGCTTCAATGATCAATCATGCAGACAATGATTATATTAATCCTCTAGATATAGAGCTAACAGAACATCCAGTCCATTTTTCACATCTTGAAGCAGAATCGGATGGTTTGccatggtattttgatataaagaagtatttggagtcTAGAATTTATCCTGAAGATGCTACATCCAGCCAGAAGAAGTTGATACGCCATATGGATCTTAATTTATTTCTAAGAGGAGAAGTCCTTTATTGGAGGACTCCAGATTTGAGTCTTCTCATATGTGTTCATGCTGTTAAAGCTGTGAagcttattgaacagatacatgccGGAGTTTGTGGCACGTATATGAATGGGTTCACTTTGGCAAGAAATATCCTCCGAGCCG CTTCGGgtatggatgtcatcggtccaATAGAGCCAGCTGCTTTTAATGATCATAGATTcattttggttgccattgatAATTTCACCAATTGGGTGGAAGCAGCTTCTTACAAGacg atatatgtgagcaattcAAGATCACGCACCGAAACTCAACCACTTATCGCCCTGGATGAATGGAGCTGTAGAAGCCGCAATAAGAACATCAACAAGATTATGTGGAAAATGGTTGACAATCATCGAG tatatggaacagaaACAGTCATACCTGCTGAACATGAGATACCGTCATTGAGAACCATCCAAGAAGCTGAGTGGAGTAACACTGAATGGGTTAGAAAGAGAACCAATCAGTTAACTTTGATTGACAAGAAGAGAATGGTGGCTGTTTGTCATGGTCAGTTGTATCGTCAAATAATGATTCGTGCTTTTCACATGAGAGTAAGAACTAGAATTTTTGAAGTTTGTCAGTTGGTGCATAAGCACATTTTTCCACATCAAGACGAATACAAAGGAAAATTCTCACCAAATTGGCAAGGTCCTTACATGTTTCACaaagtattatctggaggtgctttggtcctgtTGGAGATGGATGGCACCGCATGGACTAAACCTATCAACTCAGAcgctgtcaagagatactacatGTAA